The following proteins come from a genomic window of Candidatus Macondimonas diazotrophica:
- a CDS encoding glycosyltransferase family 2 protein: MAAQPARRLQPKIPTPASMPLRGRISDLPSISVIIPCLNEEGVVDGLIDDLLDNDYPHFEIIVCDSGSSDGTAAVVTERAQTDPRLRLVTAPKRGVSLARNTGASAAQGDYFVFLDADARVPHDYLEVAMTEIRQRVLAVATFYMRAGNDDRLCRLIVKAFNHWISILQYIKPTAPGASGFWVRRDLHAKTGGYDETLNFAEDLKYLAHCSRFGKFGVLRKQRAIINMRRFEQDGRIKTGLEWLFGGMTHTIGLRLRRTPFKYRFGHYSAVGTGKGRNI, encoded by the coding sequence ATGGCCGCCCAACCCGCCAGGAGGCTTCAGCCGAAGATCCCGACGCCTGCGTCAATGCCACTACGTGGAAGAATCAGCGATCTGCCCTCAATCAGCGTCATCATTCCCTGCCTGAATGAAGAAGGCGTCGTGGATGGCCTGATCGATGATCTGCTGGACAACGATTACCCGCACTTCGAAATCATTGTCTGCGATAGCGGAAGCAGCGACGGCACAGCGGCCGTCGTGACCGAACGCGCGCAGACCGATCCGCGCCTGCGCTTGGTGACGGCACCGAAGCGCGGCGTTTCACTCGCCCGGAATACCGGCGCGTCGGCGGCGCAGGGCGACTATTTCGTTTTTCTCGATGCCGATGCTCGTGTTCCCCATGACTACCTCGAAGTCGCCATGACCGAGATCCGCCAAAGAGTTCTGGCGGTGGCCACCTTCTACATGCGCGCCGGAAACGATGACCGGCTGTGCCGGCTGATCGTCAAGGCGTTCAATCATTGGATTTCGATCCTGCAATACATCAAACCCACCGCGCCGGGTGCATCAGGCTTCTGGGTGCGGCGCGACCTGCACGCGAAAACCGGCGGGTACGACGAAACCCTAAACTTTGCCGAAGATCTGAAATACCTCGCCCACTGCAGTCGGTTCGGCAAGTTCGGGGTCCTGCGCAAGCAGCGCGCGATTATCAACATGCGCCGTTTCGAGCAGGACGGCCGAATCAAGACCGGGCTCGAGTGGCTGTTCGGCGGGATGACGCATACGATCGGACTTCGTTTGCGGCGCACGCCGTTCAAGTACCGTTTCGGTCACTACAGCGCCGTAGGTACAGGCAAAGGCCGGAACATCTGA
- a CDS encoding recombinase family protein → MQHGKTRDGRPIDKGHIDKLLSNRTGLGELRHKGQWYQAEHPPIGSRELWNSVHAILEMNGRVRGNTTRAKVPYLLRGIVFGNDGRALSPWHTTKKNGRRYRYYVPQRDAKEHAGASGLPRLPAAELESAVPDQLRAILRAPNLLGDMLSQAIKLDPTLDEAKITVAMTRLDAIWDQLFPAEQTRIVKLLVEKVIVSPNDLEVRLRANGIERLVLELRPEPVEQREEALA, encoded by the coding sequence ATGCAACATGGCAAGACGCGCGATGGCAGACCGATCGACAAGGGCCACATCGACAAGCTCCTCAGTAACCGAACCGGCCTCGGTGAGTTACGGCACAAGGGCCAGTGGTACCAGGCCGAGCATCCGCCCATCGGCAGCCGCGAGCTGTGGAACAGTGTCCACGCGATTCTGGAGATGAATGGCCGAGTCCGGGGCAACACGACGCGGGCCAAGGTTCCCTATCTGCTCAGAGGCATCGTGTTCGGAAACGACGGGCGGGCACTGTCGCCCTGGCACACCACGAAGAAAAATGGCCGGCGCTATCGGTACTACGTGCCCCAGCGCGATGCCAAGGAGCATGCAGGAGCGTCGGGCTTGCCGAGACTGCCGGCCGCAGAACTCGAATCGGCGGTGCCCGATCAACTGCGCGCGATCTTGCGCGCGCCGAATCTACTCGGCGACATGCTGTCGCAAGCGATCAAGCTCGATCCAACCTTGGACGAGGCGAAGATCACCGTGGCCATGACTCGGCTCGACGCGATTTGGGATCAACTTTTCCCGGCCGAGCAGACCCGGATCGTGAAACTGCTGGTCGAGAAAGTCATCGTGTCACCCAACGACCTCGAAGTGCGGCTGCGCGCCAACGGCATCGAACGCCTGGTGCTGGAGCTGCGCCCCGAACCGGTAGAGCAACGAGAGGAAGCACTGGCATGA
- a CDS encoding OPT family oligopeptide transporter, producing MQSNADAAMGPGRESSHEPQLTLRALVTGMVIGGVLAPCNIYTGLKIGWSFNMSIAAALIGLALWRLMEVFGVRRFGLMENTINQTAASAAAAIVSSGLAAPIPALALVNGTQLSWAWLACWLFVVSFLGVMVAVGLRRQMLLRSGLPFPAGMATAQTLREIYSHGAEATARVRVLFASLTLAAALKLGQEFMFTVSRWSPTLTLPGRSASLHNLGFALDPSLLMIGFGAIVGLKVGLSLLLGALIAWGWIGPWTIARGWTEPGAPEAVWFGPMVEWLLWPGVALMVSASLTTVVAAGWHRHRRREPLAGIETAAAIGEVPAAWFRSGAVIAGLISVVAQMALFGIALYAAVIATLLAFGLAIVAARVAGETGITPIGATGKVTQVSFAVITPGNISNNLMAANVTGGATDQCADLLHDLKAGMLLGAAPRFQAIAQLFGVATGALVGSAAYLLLIPDPHSMLLTPEWPAPAVATWKAVAEVLQGGAGSLPPGSVSALIVAAIAGVALALIAELVPTWGRWMPSGSAMGLAFVIPAWNSVSLFLGALIGAALSRLAPHWAARFLLAIAAGLVAGESLAGIAAAASRLLRGV from the coding sequence TTGCAATCGAATGCGGATGCGGCGATGGGTCCAGGGCGGGAGAGTTCCCACGAACCCCAGCTGACACTGCGCGCGTTGGTCACGGGCATGGTGATCGGCGGCGTGCTCGCGCCATGCAACATCTACACAGGTCTCAAAATCGGGTGGAGCTTCAACATGTCGATCGCGGCCGCGCTGATCGGCCTGGCGTTGTGGCGGCTCATGGAAGTGTTCGGCGTGCGCCGTTTCGGCTTGATGGAAAACACCATCAACCAGACCGCCGCATCGGCTGCCGCGGCCATCGTTTCCAGCGGCCTGGCGGCGCCCATCCCAGCGCTGGCACTGGTGAACGGGACGCAACTGTCCTGGGCCTGGCTGGCCTGCTGGCTGTTCGTGGTGAGTTTTCTCGGCGTGATGGTGGCGGTCGGGCTGCGCCGTCAGATGCTGCTGCGCAGCGGCTTGCCATTTCCGGCCGGCATGGCGACGGCCCAGACGCTGCGCGAGATCTACAGTCACGGCGCCGAGGCCACCGCGCGGGTGCGGGTACTGTTCGCGAGCCTGACGCTGGCAGCGGCCCTGAAGCTCGGGCAGGAGTTTATGTTTACGGTGTCCCGCTGGTCGCCGACGCTGACTTTGCCGGGGCGCAGTGCGAGCCTGCACAACCTCGGTTTCGCGCTGGACCCGTCGTTGCTGATGATCGGTTTCGGAGCCATCGTGGGGCTCAAGGTTGGTCTGTCCCTCCTGCTGGGCGCACTCATCGCCTGGGGGTGGATCGGCCCATGGACCATTGCCCGGGGCTGGACCGAGCCGGGTGCGCCGGAGGCGGTATGGTTCGGGCCGATGGTCGAATGGTTGCTGTGGCCGGGCGTGGCGTTGATGGTCAGCGCGTCGCTCACGACTGTGGTCGCAGCCGGGTGGCATCGGCATCGTCGCCGGGAACCGCTTGCCGGGATCGAGACGGCCGCGGCGATCGGGGAGGTCCCGGCGGCCTGGTTCAGGTCGGGCGCGGTCATCGCCGGGCTGATTTCGGTGGTGGCCCAGATGGCGTTGTTCGGTATCGCCCTGTATGCCGCGGTGATCGCCACGCTGCTGGCCTTCGGACTGGCGATCGTCGCAGCGCGGGTGGCAGGCGAAACCGGCATCACACCCATCGGCGCCACCGGCAAGGTCACGCAGGTGTCCTTTGCGGTGATCACCCCGGGCAACATCAGCAACAACCTCATGGCCGCCAACGTGACCGGCGGCGCGACCGATCAGTGCGCCGACCTGTTGCACGACTTGAAGGCGGGGATGCTGCTGGGCGCCGCGCCGAGATTCCAGGCAATTGCGCAGTTGTTCGGTGTGGCCACCGGCGCGCTGGTGGGTAGCGCCGCTTACCTGCTGTTGATTCCCGATCCGCACAGCATGCTGCTGACACCCGAGTGGCCCGCTCCGGCGGTCGCCACCTGGAAAGCCGTCGCTGAAGTCCTGCAGGGCGGCGCAGGGTCCTTGCCGCCCGGCAGTGTCTCGGCGCTGATTGTTGCGGCAATTGCCGGTGTGGCACTGGCTTTGATCGCCGAGCTGGTGCCGACGTGGGGGCGGTGGATGCCGAGCGGTTCCGCGATGGGACTGGCCTTCGTGATCCCGGCCTGGAATTCGGTGTCGCTGTTTCTCGGCGCGCTGATCGGCGCGGCGCTCTCCCGCCTGGCGCCGCACTGGGCGGCGCGCTTTCTGTTGGCGATTGCTGCCGGCCTGGTGGCCGGCGAAAGTCTGGCCGGGATCGCGGCTGCGGCGAGCCGGTTGCTGCGCGGCGTGTGA
- a CDS encoding SulP family inorganic anion transporter gives MLKSIQQDWLSNVRNDLLAGLVVALALIPEAIAFSIIAGVDPKIGLYASFCIAVVIAFVGGRPGMISAATGAMALVMVTLVKEHGLQYLLAATVLTGVLQIIAGWLRLGTLMRFVSRSVVTGFVNALAILIFMAQLPELIDVTWHVYAMTAAGLGIIYGLPYLTKAIPSPLVTIVVLTGVALALDLDIRTVGDMGELPDSLPVFLLPDVPFTLETLAIILPYALTLTAVGLLESLMTATIVDDLTDTRSDKNRECVGQGVANIASGFIGGMAGCAMIGQSVINVKSGGRGRLSTFCAGLFLLVLVVFLDTWVSQIPMAALVAVMIMVSIGTFNWSSIRNLRSHPKSSSVVMLATVAVTVATHDLAMGVLTGVLLSGFFFAHKVGQILRITSLAEDEGHARTYTVFGQVFFASAERFINAFDYKEVIEQVRIDVSRAHFWDITAVSALDKVVLKFRREGTEVEVIGLNEASATLVDRFAIHDKDGADDFLLDH, from the coding sequence TTGCTCAAGTCGATCCAACAGGACTGGCTGTCCAACGTTCGCAATGATCTGCTTGCCGGTCTGGTGGTGGCGTTGGCCCTGATCCCCGAAGCCATCGCGTTTTCCATTATCGCGGGTGTCGACCCCAAGATCGGGCTTTACGCCTCGTTCTGCATCGCGGTGGTGATCGCGTTCGTCGGGGGCCGTCCGGGGATGATCTCGGCGGCCACTGGAGCCATGGCGCTGGTCATGGTCACCCTGGTCAAGGAACACGGCCTGCAGTACCTGCTTGCGGCCACGGTACTGACGGGTGTGCTGCAGATCATTGCGGGATGGCTGCGCCTCGGCACATTGATGCGCTTCGTCTCGCGCTCGGTGGTCACCGGCTTCGTCAACGCCCTGGCGATTCTCATCTTCATGGCGCAGCTGCCCGAACTCATCGATGTCACCTGGCACGTCTATGCGATGACCGCCGCTGGCCTGGGCATCATCTACGGCCTCCCCTACCTCACCAAGGCCATTCCCTCACCGCTGGTCACCATCGTGGTGTTGACCGGCGTCGCCCTGGCGCTGGATCTGGATATCCGCACCGTGGGCGACATGGGCGAGCTTCCCGACAGCCTGCCGGTGTTCCTGCTGCCGGACGTGCCGTTCACCCTGGAAACCCTGGCGATCATCCTCCCCTACGCCCTGACGCTCACGGCCGTGGGGCTGCTCGAATCGCTGATGACGGCCACCATCGTCGATGACCTCACCGATACCCGCAGCGACAAGAACCGCGAATGCGTCGGGCAGGGCGTCGCCAACATCGCCAGCGGCTTCATCGGCGGCATGGCTGGCTGCGCCATGATCGGCCAGTCCGTCATCAACGTGAAATCCGGCGGGCGCGGACGCCTGTCGACGTTCTGCGCCGGCCTCTTCCTGCTGGTGCTGGTGGTGTTTCTCGACACCTGGGTGAGCCAGATCCCGATGGCGGCGCTGGTGGCCGTGATGATCATGGTCTCCATCGGAACCTTCAACTGGTCGTCCATCCGCAATCTGCGCAGCCACCCCAAGAGCTCCAGCGTGGTCATGCTGGCCACCGTGGCCGTCACCGTGGCCACACACGACCTGGCGATGGGCGTGCTCACCGGCGTATTGCTCTCGGGGTTCTTCTTTGCGCACAAGGTCGGCCAGATTCTGCGCATCACCTCGCTCGCCGAAGACGAAGGACATGCGCGGACCTACACAGTCTTCGGCCAGGTCTTCTTCGCCAGCGCCGAGCGCTTCATCAACGCCTTCGACTACAAGGAAGTGATCGAACAGGTGCGCATCGACGTCAGTCGGGCGCATTTCTGGGACATCACGGCCGTCAGCGCCCTGGACAAGGTGGTGCTGAAGTTCCGCCGCGAAGGCACCGAGGTCGAAGTGATCGGGCTCAACGAAGCCAGCGCGACCCTGGTCGACCGCTTTGCTATCCACGACAAGGATGGTGCCGACGACTTCCTGCTGGACCACTGA
- a CDS encoding hydrogen peroxide-inducible genes activator translates to MVSIKQLHYALAVEKTLHFRKAAEQCNISQSALSTALNELERQLGVQIFERDNKKVLVTPLGRQVLAQARKVILQVDELQHLAQSQKDPLNFPLSVGLIPTIAPFLLPRMMPLLSAQYPKAQLNIVEEQSQMLVDMVRQGEIDTAILALPFPVDGLLTLEFWQEDFYWVTLAEDVHAHQKEITSDELNHSNLMLLKEGHCLKAHILDACKLSGQTANHGFGAASLNTLVQMVLGRLGTTLIPEMALDQLISQNSALSAVHLNEPGPHRRIAFVIRPNYTRTASIEALMAVCKAALRPSPRAAA, encoded by the coding sequence ATGGTTTCCATCAAACAGCTCCATTACGCCTTGGCGGTGGAAAAGACGCTGCATTTCCGCAAGGCCGCCGAGCAGTGCAATATCAGCCAATCCGCCCTGAGCACCGCGCTCAACGAACTGGAAAGGCAGCTTGGAGTGCAGATTTTCGAGCGCGATAACAAGAAGGTGCTGGTGACCCCGCTCGGCCGGCAGGTACTGGCGCAGGCCCGCAAGGTGATTCTGCAGGTGGACGAGCTGCAGCATCTGGCCCAGAGCCAGAAGGATCCACTGAACTTCCCGCTCTCGGTCGGCCTGATTCCTACCATTGCGCCGTTTCTGCTGCCCCGGATGATGCCCTTGCTCAGCGCGCAATACCCAAAGGCGCAGCTCAACATCGTCGAGGAGCAATCCCAGATGTTGGTGGACATGGTGCGCCAGGGCGAGATCGACACGGCCATTCTGGCGCTGCCGTTCCCGGTCGACGGCCTGTTGACGCTGGAATTCTGGCAGGAGGATTTCTACTGGGTGACGCTGGCCGAGGATGTCCACGCACACCAGAAGGAAATCACCAGCGACGAGTTGAACCACAGCAATCTGATGCTGCTCAAGGAAGGGCACTGCCTGAAGGCGCACATTCTCGATGCCTGCAAGCTTTCCGGGCAGACTGCCAACCACGGCTTCGGCGCCGCCAGCCTGAATACCTTGGTGCAGATGGTATTGGGCCGGCTCGGGACGACCCTGATCCCGGAGATGGCGCTGGATCAGCTGATTTCCCAGAACAGCGCGCTCTCGGCGGTGCATCTGAACGAGCCTGGTCCCCACCGGCGTATTGCCTTCGTGATTCGGCCCAATTACACCCGCACCGCCAGCATCGAGGCGCTGATGGCGGTGTGCAAGGCTGCGTTGCGGCCATCGCCGCGCGCGGCCGCGTAA
- the ahpC gene encoding alkyl hydroperoxide reductase subunit C, whose protein sequence is MALINTAIKPFKATAFKQGEFIEVSDQDLKGKWSIFFFYPADFTFVCPTELGDLADHYEEFQKRGVEIYSVSTDTHFTHKAWHDSSETIGKIQYTMIGDPTGEITRNFDVMREGQGLADRGTFIVDPDGVIQAMEITAEGIGRDAEDLLRKLKAAQYVAAHPGEVCPAAWKEGESTLAPSLDLVGKI, encoded by the coding sequence ATGGCGCTGATCAACACAGCCATCAAACCCTTCAAGGCCACCGCTTTCAAACAGGGCGAGTTCATCGAAGTGTCCGATCAGGACCTGAAAGGCAAGTGGTCGATCTTCTTCTTCTACCCCGCCGACTTCACCTTCGTCTGCCCGACCGAGCTGGGCGATCTCGCCGACCACTACGAGGAGTTCCAGAAGCGCGGCGTGGAAATCTATTCGGTCTCCACCGACACACACTTCACCCACAAGGCCTGGCACGATTCGTCTGAAACCATCGGCAAGATCCAGTACACCATGATCGGCGACCCAACCGGCGAGATCACCCGCAACTTCGACGTGATGCGCGAAGGCCAGGGCCTTGCGGACCGTGGCACCTTCATCGTGGACCCGGACGGCGTCATCCAGGCGATGGAAATCACCGCCGAGGGCATCGGCCGTGACGCAGAAGACCTGCTGCGCAAGCTCAAGGCGGCCCAGTACGTTGCCGCCCACCCGGGCGAAGTCTGCCCGGCGGCCTGGAAAGAAGGCGAGTCCACCCTGGCGCCTTCGCTCGACCTGGTCGGAAAGATCTAG
- a CDS encoding LacI family transcriptional regulator, which translates to MSGIRIQKTGEPDIVEASDGRLTLSVPIQIKRRSGRKLVTLPNGETVPVRPWDVAPTSIQLALARGHRWLAMLESGEAKSLKEIATREGIDNSYVSRMVNLTTLAPDIVAAILDDALPNHITLFDLAV; encoded by the coding sequence ATGAGCGGCATCCGCATCCAGAAAACTGGCGAGCCGGACATCGTTGAGGCGAGTGATGGCCGGCTGACCCTGTCGGTACCGATCCAGATCAAGCGCCGTAGTGGCCGCAAGCTGGTCACCTTGCCGAACGGCGAAACCGTGCCGGTCAGACCGTGGGATGTGGCACCGACATCCATCCAACTGGCGCTGGCCAGGGGCCACCGCTGGCTGGCCATGCTGGAATCGGGGGAAGCAAAGTCCTTGAAGGAGATCGCCACGCGGGAGGGCATCGACAACAGCTACGTCAGCCGTATGGTCAACCTGACTACGCTGGCGCCCGATATCGTGGCGGCCATCCTGGACGACGCACTTCCGAACCACATCACGCTGTTCGATCTGGCGGT
- a CDS encoding universal stress protein: MDPQNKVLACVDRSRFAVHVADYAAWAANRLNAPLEFLHVIDRHPERSTGDDHSGTIGIDAQQHLLTQLSTEDEQRARSTREQGRIFLKQLRERALAAGCPEVDVRQRHGELEDTLREQQAQVRLMVLGRRGASAEATRRDLGRNVERVVRALRRPVLTVTEGFKPPERVMIAFDGSGVTRRGVEMIAASPLFAGLPIHLLMSGKPRADAPRQLDWAHARLETAGFAVTPAWVPGDAETVIARVVQEQSIDLLVMGAFGHSVLRRLILGSKTADLLRSATIPTLLLR; the protein is encoded by the coding sequence ATAGATCCGCAGAACAAGGTTCTGGCCTGCGTCGACCGGTCCCGCTTCGCGGTGCACGTGGCGGACTACGCCGCCTGGGCGGCGAACAGGCTGAATGCGCCGCTGGAGTTTCTCCATGTGATCGACCGCCACCCTGAGCGCAGCACCGGCGATGATCACAGCGGAACCATCGGTATCGACGCTCAGCAGCACCTGCTGACCCAGCTTTCCACCGAAGACGAACAGCGCGCCCGCAGCACCCGCGAACAGGGGCGCATCTTCCTGAAGCAACTGCGCGAACGCGCCCTGGCGGCGGGCTGTCCCGAGGTCGACGTGCGCCAGCGCCATGGCGAGCTCGAAGACACCCTGCGCGAGCAGCAGGCGCAAGTCCGGCTGATGGTGCTGGGCCGGCGCGGCGCATCGGCCGAGGCCACCCGGCGCGATCTGGGCCGCAACGTCGAGCGGGTGGTCCGCGCGCTGCGCCGGCCGGTGCTGACCGTCACCGAGGGCTTCAAGCCACCCGAACGGGTGATGATCGCCTTCGATGGCAGCGGCGTGACCCGCCGGGGGGTCGAGATGATCGCCGCCAGTCCGCTGTTTGCCGGCCTGCCGATTCACCTGCTGATGTCCGGCAAGCCGCGTGCCGATGCACCGCGACAACTCGATTGGGCGCACGCCAGACTGGAGACTGCGGGCTTTGCGGTGACGCCGGCCTGGGTCCCCGGCGATGCCGAAACCGTGATCGCCCGCGTCGTTCAGGAACAATCGATCGACCTGCTGGTCATGGGCGCTTTCGGTCATTCGGTGCTGCGCCGGCTGATCCTCGGGAGCAAGACCGCCGATCTGCTGCGTTCAGCCACCATCCCTACCCTGCTGCTGCGATAG